Proteins co-encoded in one Bacillus infantis NRRL B-14911 genomic window:
- a CDS encoding YbaN family protein, whose protein sequence is MLFVTAGFLALGLGILGIILPIVPTTPLLLLASFCFMKGSKRFEVWFKQTGIYKKHLESFVKNKSMTLKQKFTILLFADAMIIIVFFLTDLTAVRIMLVIIVLYKYYYFFYKIKTLPD, encoded by the coding sequence ATTTTATTCGTCACAGCCGGCTTTCTGGCTCTTGGCCTTGGCATCCTTGGCATCATCCTTCCCATCGTTCCAACCACCCCGCTGCTTCTGCTGGCTTCATTCTGCTTTATGAAAGGATCCAAAAGGTTTGAAGTCTGGTTCAAGCAGACAGGGATCTACAAAAAGCACTTAGAAAGCTTTGTGAAAAATAAGTCGATGACACTGAAGCAAAAATTCACGATCCTGCTGTTTGCTGACGCCATGATCATCATTGTATTCTTCTTGACGGATCTCACAGCAGTCAGGATTATGCTGGTAATCATTGTTCTGTATAAATACTATTATTTCTTCTATAAAATAAAAACCTTGCCGGATTAA
- a CDS encoding amino acid ABC transporter permease, whose translation MFDERAERIIGILADSFFPILKAGIYFTIPLTLITFALGLILAFFVALARLSSIKPLVALARFYVWIFRGTPLLVQIFILFFGLPSVGITLDPFPAAVIAFTLNKGAYSSEIIRAAILSIPKGQWEAASSVGMTRSQAMRRIIVPQAVRVSLPPLGNSFISLVKDTSLAATITVTEMFQKGQQIAAATYEPLWLYIEVAFIYLIFSTVLSYFQNKLEDRFGRSVAK comes from the coding sequence ATGTTTGATGAACGCGCAGAACGAATTATAGGAATCCTCGCTGATTCCTTTTTTCCTATTCTAAAAGCCGGGATCTATTTTACGATCCCCCTCACACTGATTACATTTGCCCTCGGCTTGATTCTTGCGTTTTTTGTGGCCCTTGCCCGATTGTCCAGCATCAAGCCGCTTGTCGCACTGGCCAGGTTTTATGTTTGGATCTTCAGGGGAACCCCGCTGCTGGTCCAGATTTTCATCCTGTTTTTTGGACTTCCAAGCGTAGGCATCACACTGGATCCGTTCCCGGCAGCTGTGATTGCTTTTACCTTGAACAAGGGTGCATACAGCTCTGAAATCATCCGGGCGGCAATTCTTTCCATCCCTAAGGGGCAATGGGAAGCGGCTTCTTCTGTCGGGATGACCAGGAGCCAGGCCATGAGGCGCATCATCGTTCCCCAGGCAGTCAGAGTCTCACTCCCTCCGCTCGGGAATTCTTTTATCAGCCTGGTAAAAGATACTTCCCTGGCAGCGACCATCACGGTTACCGAGATGTTCCAAAAGGGGCAGCAGATTGCGGCAGCCACCTATGAACCGCTGTGGCTGTACATCGAGGTTGCTTTTATTTATCTGATTTTCAGCACAGTCCTGTCTTATTTCCAGAACAAGCTTGAAGACCGTTTTGGAAGAAGCGTCGCAAAATAA
- a CDS encoding amino acid ABC transporter substrate-binding protein, producing MKKYALILLTFALAISLAACGSSGDGDKDTAKDQSLYDQIKEKGEITIGTEGTYAPFTYHDKEGKLTGFDIEIAEEVFKRLDIKPVFVETKWDGMIAGLDAKRYDLVANEVAVREDRLEKYDMSDPYIVSKAVLIVHENNDEIKTLDDLDGKKVGQSLDSNYRKIAEEHGATNTVVEGFNQSIDLITSGRIDATLNDSLSYLDLKKQRPELPVKTVYEEENATSNAFLFRKGSDDLVEAVNGALAEMKEDGTYLEISKKWFNTDVSK from the coding sequence ATGAAGAAGTACGCACTAATTTTACTCACATTTGCATTAGCGATTTCCCTTGCTGCATGCGGAAGCAGCGGCGATGGAGACAAAGATACAGCGAAAGACCAGAGCCTGTATGACCAGATCAAGGAAAAAGGCGAAATCACTATCGGGACTGAAGGAACCTATGCCCCCTTCACCTACCATGATAAAGAAGGAAAGCTGACCGGATTTGACATTGAAATTGCAGAAGAAGTGTTCAAGCGCCTTGATATCAAGCCTGTGTTTGTTGAGACTAAATGGGACGGCATGATTGCCGGACTTGATGCAAAACGCTATGACCTGGTTGCGAATGAAGTAGCCGTCCGTGAAGACCGCCTTGAAAAATACGATATGTCAGATCCATATATCGTTTCTAAAGCGGTGCTGATCGTTCATGAAAATAATGATGAAATCAAGACGCTTGATGATTTGGACGGCAAAAAGGTCGGGCAGTCACTGGACTCAAACTACCGTAAAATTGCTGAAGAGCATGGGGCTACGAACACGGTGGTAGAAGGCTTCAATCAATCAATAGATCTGATAACATCAGGCAGGATCGATGCGACACTCAACGACAGCCTTTCTTATCTTGACCTTAAGAAGCAGCGTCCTGAGCTTCCTGTTAAAACAGTTTATGAAGAAGAGAATGCAACTAGCAATGCCTTCCTTTTCCGCAAAGGCAGCGATGATCTTGTCGAAGCAGTGAACGGAGCTCTTGCAGAAATGAAGGAAGACGGAACATACCTGGAAATTTCAAAAAAATGGTTCAACACAGACGTATCGAAATAA
- a CDS encoding NAD(P)H-dependent oxidoreductase — translation MKIYVVYDSEGMHTEALARSIAEGARTIDGAEVLIDHVSQADVYKLPEMDAIIWGCPGHFGTISSGLKAWIDKLGYLWAEGKLVNKIGAVFCTTATTHGGLEATMLNLITPMLHQGMIIAGLPANIPANALYGSYYGVGITCPIDSDEKISNEGLELGRALGERVSLLARRLDAGRDGAGQ, via the coding sequence TTGAAGATATACGTGGTTTACGATAGCGAAGGCATGCATACGGAAGCCCTGGCCAGGTCCATTGCTGAAGGCGCCCGGACGATAGATGGAGCAGAGGTATTGATTGATCATGTCAGCCAGGCAGATGTGTATAAACTCCCGGAAATGGATGCCATCATATGGGGATGCCCGGGCCATTTTGGAACCATCAGCTCAGGCTTGAAGGCGTGGATCGATAAGCTGGGCTATTTATGGGCGGAAGGAAAGCTGGTCAATAAAATCGGCGCGGTTTTCTGTACAACGGCAACCACTCACGGTGGCCTCGAGGCAACGATGCTCAATCTGATTACGCCCATGCTCCATCAAGGGATGATTATTGCCGGACTGCCTGCCAATATTCCGGCAAATGCCTTATACGGCTCTTATTATGGTGTCGGCATCACCTGCCCGATTGATTCAGACGAGAAGATATCAAATGAAGGGCTGGAACTCGGGAGAGCCCTCGGTGAACGGGTTTCACTTCTGGCCAGACGGCTTGATGCCGGCAGAGACGGAGCTGGTCAGTAA
- a CDS encoding MFS transporter, which yields MSQPVNISGSDSKKMAIPRYLAISILTIFSIGPQYFLNLSYILNQGIIQNGLNLGSNDLLLPSTLSNLAFAFGVPLGPVLARKIGLKRNYLTFVLVFLLGSVLDALSLGITTLTAGRIIQGISAGILFLTILPVSLTSFPNKIRNTFLLMAIGGLFGSSAVGAFFGSISLSSGMWRWLFILNIVSSILCLVMGSIFLPSAQDEKKHKEPPADKKGIFLLGLFILSLAYPLCNLMEEGFSSIRIWPLLVLAAIIMLLFIYIDLKSENPLVPFGSLKAAKPVSGTIMAVASHISLIFALAGINGFLRNNKDLPFEYLSHFYFWFFIGILITAILKTLLYDRLGAGILGTIGSLAVIYVSWRWMNITPDISLHALYFQIACLGAGVSMVLVAGALGTALAGDIHKASKRSVTLHSIRNFAGAVAAPLLGWFIYRQNAYHYEAVRNHASKYDPEVQAEMARMTRHLMESGLPLAKAKSMAFYELVVNAKKSAILTAYHDLFTIMLGIGVIMLLASIGKIATGKGRSLVQKQKRILLPAPDSRQAHK from the coding sequence TTGAGTCAACCTGTCAATATTTCCGGCTCTGATTCGAAAAAGATGGCCATTCCGCGATATTTGGCCATATCCATTCTGACCATCTTTTCTATCGGACCGCAGTACTTTTTAAATTTATCTTATATTCTCAATCAGGGGATCATTCAAAACGGCCTGAACCTTGGTTCGAATGATCTGCTGCTGCCGTCCACATTATCCAATCTTGCATTTGCGTTCGGTGTGCCGCTAGGTCCGGTGCTGGCAAGGAAGATCGGCCTTAAGAGGAACTATCTGACCTTTGTGCTGGTTTTCCTGCTTGGCTCTGTACTGGACGCGCTGTCACTGGGCATTACAACATTGACGGCCGGCCGGATCATACAGGGAATCAGCGCCGGTATCCTTTTCCTGACGATTTTGCCGGTCAGCCTGACTTCTTTTCCGAACAAAATCCGCAATACCTTCCTGCTGATGGCGATTGGGGGACTATTCGGGTCGAGTGCTGTCGGGGCATTCTTTGGAAGCATTTCGCTCTCATCAGGCATGTGGCGCTGGCTGTTTATCCTGAACATCGTTTCAAGCATTTTATGCCTTGTAATGGGAAGTATTTTTCTTCCATCAGCACAGGATGAGAAAAAACATAAGGAGCCGCCTGCGGATAAAAAAGGGATTTTCCTGTTAGGGTTATTTATCCTAAGCCTCGCCTATCCCCTTTGCAATCTGATGGAAGAGGGCTTCTCATCGATCAGGATCTGGCCGCTGCTGGTTCTCGCCGCCATCATCATGCTCCTCTTTATCTATATTGATTTAAAATCGGAGAATCCGCTGGTTCCGTTTGGCTCTCTCAAGGCAGCCAAGCCGGTGTCAGGCACAATCATGGCAGTCGCGTCCCATATTTCACTCATTTTTGCCCTTGCCGGGATCAATGGGTTTCTCCGGAATAATAAAGACTTGCCATTTGAGTATCTATCTCATTTTTATTTCTGGTTTTTCATCGGGATATTGATCACAGCTATCCTGAAAACTTTATTATATGACAGGCTTGGAGCAGGCATTCTGGGGACAATCGGTTCACTGGCTGTCATTTACGTCAGCTGGAGATGGATGAACATCACTCCTGATATCTCCCTTCATGCTCTCTATTTCCAAATCGCCTGCCTTGGGGCAGGAGTCAGCATGGTGCTGGTGGCAGGAGCACTTGGGACGGCCCTGGCCGGGGACATCCATAAAGCCTCCAAGCGGTCAGTCACCCTGCATTCGATCAGGAATTTTGCCGGGGCAGTGGCTGCTCCGTTGCTCGGCTGGTTCATATACAGGCAGAATGCGTATCATTATGAAGCAGTCAGGAACCACGCAAGTAAATATGACCCGGAAGTACAGGCGGAAATGGCCAGGATGACAAGGCATCTGATGGAAAGCGGATTGCCATTGGCCAAGGCGAAGAGCATGGCATTCTATGAATTGGTCGTTAATGCGAAAAAGTCGGCCATCCTTACGGCATACCATGACCTGTTTACGATCATGCTGGGAATCGGCGTCATCATGCTGCTGGCTTCCATCGGCAAGATTGCGACAGGGAAAGGGCGCTCGCTTGTCCAAAAGCAAAAAAGAATTCTTCTGCCCGCTCCGGACAGCCGGCAGGCACATAAATAA
- a CDS encoding amino acid ABC transporter ATP-binding protein produces MIKIENLYKKFGELEVLKGIDLSIPTGKTAVIIGPSGSGKTTLLRCMNLLETPDAGKIELGNKTLQFGDSAKIKTAEMVAFRKQTGMVFQNYNLFPHLTAVENVMEGQMVVLKRSKEEARKKALGLLEKVGLKDRADNYPHQLSGGQQQRVGIARAMAMDPQVLLFDEPTSALDPELVGEVLKVMKDLAKEDITMVIVTHEMSFARDAADEVIFMDGGVVVERGTPEDVFEKSQNKRTQQFLNKVTAR; encoded by the coding sequence ATGATAAAGATTGAAAACCTGTATAAGAAATTCGGCGAACTGGAAGTACTGAAAGGGATCGACCTGTCCATCCCGACCGGGAAAACGGCCGTTATCATCGGCCCTTCAGGATCCGGGAAGACAACACTTCTCAGATGCATGAATCTGCTCGAAACTCCTGATGCCGGTAAGATCGAGCTTGGAAACAAAACGCTCCAGTTTGGGGATTCTGCGAAAATTAAAACGGCGGAAATGGTAGCCTTCCGCAAGCAGACCGGCATGGTATTCCAGAATTATAATCTCTTCCCGCACTTGACCGCGGTTGAAAATGTAATGGAAGGCCAGATGGTCGTCTTGAAGCGCTCGAAAGAGGAAGCGCGGAAAAAAGCGCTGGGCCTCCTCGAAAAGGTGGGGCTCAAAGATCGTGCCGATAATTACCCGCACCAGCTGTCCGGCGGCCAGCAGCAGCGGGTCGGCATTGCCCGGGCAATGGCGATGGATCCGCAGGTGCTGCTCTTTGATGAACCGACATCAGCTCTTGACCCGGAACTGGTAGGAGAAGTGCTGAAGGTTATGAAGGATCTGGCCAAAGAAGACATCACAATGGTCATTGTTACGCATGAAATGAGCTTTGCCCGCGATGCGGCCGATGAAGTCATCTTTATGGACGGGGGCGTCGTTGTCGAGAGGGGAACACCAGAGGACGTATTTGAAAAATCACAAAACAAACGGACACAGCAGTTCCTGAACAAAGTGACTGCCCGATAA
- a CDS encoding HlyD family secretion protein: protein MSKGRLILTNIIGILVVFALIAAGAYYYYQNENYVTTDDAVVSADMMQVTAPASGMLAEWKLEEGKSVSENASVGKVAAGETSVPVSSYMNGTVIQNQAYPHQMIQAGQALAVAADMEHLYITANIKEKDLKEIEVGDSVEIKVDGDGNTLFDGEVEEIGFATNSLFSVLPQQSSNGSYTKVAQKVAVKISLKNASDKVLPGMNAEVKISL from the coding sequence ATGAGTAAAGGACGTTTAATCCTGACAAATATTATTGGCATCCTGGTTGTGTTCGCATTGATTGCAGCAGGTGCTTATTACTATTACCAGAATGAAAACTATGTAACGACGGATGATGCAGTGGTATCAGCCGATATGATGCAGGTAACGGCACCGGCATCAGGGATGCTTGCAGAATGGAAGCTGGAAGAGGGGAAAAGTGTCTCCGAGAATGCAAGCGTCGGAAAAGTAGCGGCAGGAGAAACTTCTGTTCCTGTCAGCAGCTATATGAACGGCACGGTCATCCAGAATCAAGCCTATCCTCATCAGATGATCCAGGCGGGACAGGCGCTGGCAGTTGCTGCAGACATGGAGCATCTTTATATTACGGCCAATATTAAGGAAAAAGACTTGAAGGAGATTGAAGTGGGAGACAGTGTTGAAATCAAGGTTGATGGAGATGGGAACACATTATTTGATGGAGAAGTAGAGGAAATCGGCTTTGCCACCAATTCATTATTTTCTGTGCTGCCCCAGCAAAGCTCCAATGGCAGCTACACCAAAGTGGCCCAAAAGGTCGCAGTGAAAATTTCCCTGAAAAATGCTTCAGACAAAGTGCTGCCGGGGATGAATGCGGAAGTGAAAATTTCGCTCTAA
- a CDS encoding ASCH domain-containing protein, protein MTHQDSGLPAKTCSIERLVTVPADIEKVLKGEKTATRRNGRYADIGEIMVLKDKEFIVTSVYSQTLGELTDEHARQEGFGSVEDYKQTILSYHKGMPWLPHMKVWVHEFKPAEA, encoded by the coding sequence ATGACACACCAAGATAGTGGATTGCCAGCTAAAACATGCAGCATTGAAAGACTCGTTACGGTACCGGCGGATATCGAGAAGGTACTAAAAGGAGAAAAGACAGCTACGAGAAGGAATGGCAGGTATGCTGATATCGGGGAAATCATGGTGCTCAAGGATAAAGAATTCATCGTGACTTCCGTTTACAGCCAGACTCTCGGTGAGCTTACCGACGAACATGCCCGCCAGGAAGGCTTCGGCTCTGTCGAGGATTATAAGCAGACAATCCTTTCGTATCATAAAGGAATGCCTTGGCTTCCGCATATGAAGGTATGGGTCCACGAATTCAAACCGGCTGAAGCGTAA